A stretch of Castanea sativa cultivar Marrone di Chiusa Pesio chromosome 2, ASM4071231v1 DNA encodes these proteins:
- the LOC142624577 gene encoding uncharacterized protein LOC142624577, which yields MVEEKDSQNPTSESEASVTMKGDETLAPNADASNDATIESNAQGGTESTCNNNGAETSALTSSDEKSLEFSDDLMDRGSKALKDNDFDEAAECFSRALEIRVAHYGELAPECVRAYYKYGCTLLYKAQDEADPLGAVPKKEGDSQQNSTKDGSVKNTLKGESSTASVASNAEQSASTTNLEGAGDDVSSGKDQEDDDGDSEVEDLAEADEDESDLDLAWKMLDIARAIVEKQSDDTIEKVDILSALAEVALEREDIETSLSDYQKALSILERLVEPDSRQIAELNFRICLCLEIGSKPEEATPYCQKAVSVCKSRVQRLTNEVKSTSESTTSSTASELDQGVNTNVSESDNSVTEKGAEIETLIGLCGELEKKLEDLQQVALNPKSILSEILGMAALKSRVSEKSASPAVMSSSQMGTANSNGGFDSPTVSTAHTNGSSGVTHLGVVGRGVKRVLTSSGSAESSQTKKPALDSSENKGDGKTS from the exons atggTGGAAGAGAAAGACAGTCAGAATCCCACATCGGAATCCGAAGCGTCAGTGACAATGAAAGGGGACGAAACCCTAGCCCCAAATGCCGACGCCTCCAACGACGCCACCATAGAATCCAACGCGCAGGGTGGCACTGAGTCCACTTGCAACAACAACGGAGCCGAGACTTCGGCGCTCACTTCCTCCGACGAGAAGTCCTTGGAGTTTTCCGACGACTTGATGGATAGGGGCTCCAAGGCTCTCAAGGACAACGATTTCGACGAGGCCGCCGAGTGCTTCAGCCGTGCCCTAGAAATCAG gGTTGCCCATTATGGTGAACTTGCTCCTGAATGTGTCCGTGCATACTACAAATATGGATGTACATTGCTGTACAAGGCTCAAGATGAGGCTGATCCATTGGGTGCTGTACCCAAAAAGGAGGGTGATTCTCAACAAAACTCTACTAAAGATGGCTCTGTTAAGAATACTTTAAAGGGGGAATCATCAACAGCTTCTGTTGCAAGTAACGCTGAACAGAGTGCTAGTACGACTAATCTGGAAGGAGCAGGAGATGATG TTTCCAGTGGAAAAGACCAAGAAGACGACGATGGGGATAGTGAAGTTGAGGATCTGGCTGAAGCTGATGAGGATGAGTCTGACCTTGATTTGGCATGGAAAATGCTAGATATTGCAAGAGCAATTGTTGAAAAACAGTCAGATGACACAATAGAAAAAGTGGACATATTATCAGCACTGGCAGAAGTTGCTCTGGAAAGAG AGGACATTGAAACTTCGCTCAGTGACTACCAGAAAGCACTATCTATCTTAGAACGGCTGGTTGAACCAGACAGTAGACAGATAGCTGAACT AAATTTCCGGATATGTTTGTGTCTGGAGATTGGTTCCAAACCTGAGGAGGCCACTCCTTATTGCCAGAAGGCTGTTTCAGTTTGCAAGTCTAGGGTGCAGCGACTCACAAATGAAGTAAAGAGCACTTCAGAATCAACAACTTCATCTACTGCTTCTGAGCTAGATCAGGGTGTAAACACCAACGTGTCTGAGTCTGATAATTCTGTGACAGAAAAAGGAGCAGAGATTGAAACACTCATTGGCCTCTGTGGTGAGCTAGAGAAGAAG CTTGAAGATCTTCAACAGGTAGCCCTAAATCCGAAGTCGATCCTCTCCGAAATCCTGGGGATGGCAGCTCTTAAGTCAAGAGTCAGTGAAAAGAGTGCATCGCCAGCAGTGATGAGCTCCTCACAGATGGGTACTGCAAACAGCAATGGAGGTTTTGACTCCCCAACTGTTTCTACTGCGCATACAAATGGTTCTTCTGGAGTCACACATCTAGGCGTGGTAGGAAGAGGAGTCAAGCGAGTGTTGACGAGCTCAGGCTCAGCAGAATCAAGTCAAACGAAGAAACCAGCATTGGATTCATCAGAAAATAAAGGTGATGGCAAAACCTCGTGA
- the LOC142625769 gene encoding BTB/POZ domain-containing protein At5g66560, which translates to MAAPEKPISSSKGQAWFCTTGLPSDIVIEIDDMTFHLHKFPLMSKSRKLHELITEQEMNAGTVQPRPTEEEQENSDGDEIEAIQCYITLTEFPGGSDTFETAAKFCYGVKIDLTSANVAPLRCAGEFLEMTEEYSEDNLISKTERFFSQSVLKSLRDSIKALKSCEKLMPMAETLGITQRCIDSISSRASSADPALFGWPVSDAIDGGGRSSYSKQQILWNGIDGGGGGVGGGGRRKNAVSRANNAELWFEDLVLLSLPLFKRLIFAMRDIDLSPDIIESCLMFYAKKYIPGTSRSNRKPSTSSSSSSTTASEAEQKELLETIVANLPLEKSSRSSTATRFLFGLLRTANILNASEACRAALEKKIGLQLEQATLDDLLIPSYSYLNETLYDVDCVERILSHFLDGLQETNQTGEDGDSGVRSPALMLVGKLIDGYLSEIASDANLKPDKFYHLAISLPDQARLFDDGLYRAVDVYLKAHPWISESEREKICGVMDYQKLTLEACTHAAQNERLPLRAVVQVLFFEQLQLRHAIAGTLLAAETAPLESGRPSALLQLREEQEGTEVEEESEESNAGVLAVVAAAAAAATTEESGTWRTAVRENQVLRLDMDSMRTRVHQLERECSTMKKVIEKIEKTGPTGWKGSLTKKFGCKFKTQVCDSHEPTVVDGRKGRHHHHQQ; encoded by the exons ATGGCGGCGCCTGAGAAACCCATCAGTAGCTCCAAGGGTCAAGCATGGTTTTGCACCACTGGTTTACCAAGCGACATTGTTATCGAAATCGACGACATGACCTTTCATCTTCATAAG TTTCCATTGATGTCCAAGAGTCGGAAGCTTCACGAGCTTATAACGGAGCAAGAAATGAACGCCGGTACTGTACAACCACGACCAACGGAAGAGGAACAAGAAAACAGTGACGGCGACGAAATTGAGGCAATACAGTGTTACATAACGCTAACGGAATTTCCGGGTGGTTCGGATACGTTTGAGACGGCGGCGAAGTTCTGTTACGGCGTTAAGATCGACCTGACCTCCGCCAACGTGGCGCCACTCCGTTGCGCCGGCGAGTTTCTTGAAATGACGGAGGAGTACTCCGAGGACAACCTCATTTCCAAGACGGAGAGGTTCTTTTCTCAGTCTGTGCTCAAAAGCCTCAGAGACTCGATCAAAGCGTTGAAGTCCTGCGAGAAGCTAATGCCTATGGCGGAAACCCTAGGCATCACTCAGCGTTGCATCGATTCGATCTCTTCCAGAGCTTCCTCCGCCGATCCAGCGCTGTTCGGCTGGCCGGTGAGCGACGCCATCGACGGAGGAGGTCGGAGTTCGTATTCGAAGCAGCAGATCTTGTGGAATGGGATCGATGGCGGCGGCGGCGGagttggtggtggtggaagaagaaagaatgctGTATCTAGGGCTAACAATGCGGAGTTGTGGTTTGAGGATTTGGTGCTTCTGAGTTTACCGTTGTTCAAGCGTTTGATCTTCGCGATGAGAGATATAGATCTGAGTCCGGACATTATCGAGAGCTGCTTGATGTTCTACGCAAAGAAATACATTCCAGGAACTTCTAGGTCCAATCGGAAGCCATCAACGTCTTCTTCGTCTTCGTCAACTACAGCTTCCGAAGCGGAACAGAAGGAACTGTTGGAAACTATAGTCGCCAATCTTCCATTGGAGAAAAGCTCAAGGTCTTCAACAGCGACTAGATTCTTATTTGGATTGTTGAGAACAGCGAATATACTCAACGCTTCAGAAGCTTGCAGAGCTGCGTTAGAGAAGAAGATCGGATTGCAACTCGAGCAAGCCACACTAGACGATCTCCTAATCCCAAGCTATTCGTATCTGAACGAAACTCTATACGACGTTGATTGCGTCGAGAGGATCTTAAGCCACTTCCTCGATGGATTACAAGAAACAAACCAAACCGGCGAAGACGGAGACAGCGGAGTCAGATCGCCGGCGTTAATGCTCGTCGGAAAATTGATCGACGGTTATTTATCTGAGATTGCCTCCGACGCAAATCTCAAACCAGACAAATTCTATCACCTAGCGATTTCGCTTCCAGATCAAGCTCGACTCTTCGACGACGGTCTTTACCGAGCAGTTGATGTGTACCTCAAG GCGCATCCATGGATATCGGAGTCGGAGCGAGAAAAGATCTGCGGAGTGATGGACTACCAGAAACTCACACTCGAAGCGTGCACACACGCGGCGCAGAACGAGCGTCTTCCGCTACGAGCCGTAGTGCAAGTACTGTTCTTCGAGCAGCTACAGCTCCGCCACGCGATCGCCGGGACTCTACTCGCTGCCGAAACGGCGCCGCTCGAGTCAGGCAGGCCGTCGGCGCTGTTGCAGCTGCGAGAAGAGCAGGAGGGGACGGAAGTGGAGGAGGAAAGCGAGGAGAGCAACGCGGGGGTTTTGGCGGTTGTGGctgcggcggcggcggcggcgacGACGGAGGAGAGCGGCACGTGGAGAACTGCGGTGAGGGAGAATCAGGTGCTGCGCCTCGACATGGATAGCATGAGGACGCGGGTGCATCAGCTGGAACGCGAGTGTTCCACGATGAAAAAAGTGATCGAGAAGATTGAAAAAACGGGCCCAACTGGATGGAAAGGCTCGTTGACTAAGAAATTCGGATGTAAATTTAAGACCCAAGTTTGTGATTCTCATGAACCAACGGTTGTGGATGGGAGAAAAGGAAGACACCACCATCACCAGCAATAG
- the LOC142625918 gene encoding cold-regulated 413 plasma membrane protein 2-like, producing the protein MGRNDYLAMKTDPATRDLINSDIDELKIAAKRLINHATKLGGLSFGTSFLKWVASFAAIYLLILDRTNWRTNMLTSLLVPYIFFSLPTVLFSFFRGEVGKWIAFIAVVLRLFIPRHYPDWLDMPSSLILLLVVAPSFFADTLRDSWVNLLICLIISCYLLQEHIRASGGFRNSFTQTHGISNTVGLIVLLVYPIWALIIHFL; encoded by the exons ATGGGGAGGAATGACTATTTGGCTATGAAAACTGATCCAGCCACTCGGGATCTAATCAACTCTGATATCGATGAGCTCAAGATTGCTGCTAAGAGACTTATCAATCATGCCACTAAGCTTGGTGGCCTCAGCTTTGGGACCTCTTTTCTCAAATGGGTCGCTTCCTTTGCTGCTAT TTATTTGTTGATATTGGATCGAACCAACTGGAGAACAAACATGTTGACTTCACTTTTGGTTCCTTACATTTTCTTCAGTCTTCCTACGGTGCTGTTCAGTTTTTTTAG AGGCGAGGTAGGGAAATGGATTGCTTTCATTGCAGTTGTACTAAGGCTTTTCATCCCACGACACTACCCAG ATTGGCTGGATATGCCATCttctcttattcttcttctggTTGTGGCTCCTAGCTTCTTTGCAGACACCTTGAGGGACAGTTGGGTTAATTTGTTGATATGTCTTATCATTAGTTGTTACCTATTGCAAGAGCACATTCGAGCATCTGGTGGATTCAGAAATTCCTTTACACAAACCCATGGAATTTCAAACACTGTTGGACTTATTGTTTTGTTGGTCTATCCTATATGGGCACTGATCATCCACTTCCTCTAG